The DNA window ACTTATGCACGAGGAAGATGACAGCAGCGATGGCTTTCAGGGCCTCGACAGACTAGCGCCCGAAGAAAAACCAGCAAAAGTAGAGACAGTGGTTGAGAAAGTGCCACGCGGAGTAAGCTTGAACGTGGCACGAGAGAAGAAACCAAGGCTGGTGATCGACCATATGGTCCTTGAGGACTTCAAGTCCTACGCAGGAAAACAAGTAATCGGCAAGTTCCATGGTAATTTTACGAGTGTTGTTGGACCAAACGGGTCTGGAAAGTCAAACCTAATCGAGAGCATGCTCTTCATATTCGGCTTCAACGCCAGCTGGATGAGGCTCAACAAGCTCAACCAACTCATCCACAACTCCAGCTCATCAACAGGCAACTCGAGGGCTGCAGTGGAGGTTCACTTCAAGAAAGTGCAGGAGCTTACCAATGGTCAACTGGTAGAAGTGGCGGGGTCCGATTTTTGGATCCGAAGAACAGTCAACTCGGCAAGCATCTCAAAATACTTCATCGAGGGACGATAAAGCACACAGGCAGAAGTGAAGGATAGGCTTAGAGCGGAAGGCATCGACCTGGGCAACAATCGCTTCCTGATCCTCCAAGGAGAGGTCTAACAAATCTCACAAATGAAGCAGAAGTCAGGAGATCGCGACAAGCCTGGACTGCTGGAATATTTGGAGGAAATTATCGGATCGGCGCAATATATTGAGCGAATTGAATAATGCGCGCGCGAATATGCAGTTGCCGAGGAACAAAAACACGAAAAAGGACAGCTTATGCGACTAGTATAAAATGAGCTTCGCGGTATGAGCAAAGCTAAGGATGAGGCTGTACGCTAcatcaaaaaagagaaaaaagttttcCAAGCTCAAAACGTCTATAACCAAGTCCTCACCTCAGCAGCAAAGGAAGATGTTCGTAAGTTTAGATAACTTGCAATCTAGCTGGAGCGTGCAAGGGACCGCATCGTAGCAGAGGAGCGCTAGAGATTGAAGGTGCAAGCATAGCGTATTCGTGagatcaagaaaaacaaaggcGAGCAAGAAGAAGTTCAGAAGCATCTTGAGAAGTATCAGGAGAGCTGCAATAAGCTGCAAGTTTAAGATAAGCATCTTACTCAAGAGATAACATATAAGAGTGAAGATTTGGTCAAATTCGAAAGGAAGGCTCAAGAAGCCGATAGATAAATGATCCGCATCATCACACAGTGCGAAGAAATAAGGGCAAAATTGCCAACATCAAAGTAAACGCTTGCAGCTCGGTCTAACGCACTTGAAGCCATGCGAACATAGCttgcaaaatatgaaaaaccaCAGTTACGCCAAAAGATAAGAGATTGTTAGCTGGAGCTTTCCCGTCAGGATCTCGAGACCAAAAACCTTCGTGGAAAATTGTAAAGCGTAAGGTAAGCCTTGGGAAAAGTAAAGTCAGGAAAAGGCGACTTGGAAGGTAAGCTGAAAGAGTATCAATCAAAAGCAGCAGCTACAAACTAAGTGcgctaaaaaatagaaaaggctCGAACAATTGCTGATAAGATCATCCGTGAGAAACAGGAAAAAGTATTTGGACTGAACAAACAGAGAGATGATTTGCGTGGAGAAATGCGCAAACTGGAGGGTGACTTGCGCGAGCATCTTACACAAAACTAGGAACAGGGACAAATGGGCAATATGTTTAGAGAAATCATGCAGCAAGGTTTTCCTGGCGTATTGGGACGCCTTGGAGACCTTGGAGAAGTCTCAAAGGAGCACGACTAAATCATCACTACATGCTGCTCCAGACTCGACAACATCGTAGTCACTGACCTTTCCACAGCTTCTGCTGTCCTTGATTTCCTCAAAACAAGAAGGCTCGGGAGAACCACCTGCATCATTCTCGACAAGATAGCAGACCAGCGCCACTACATGAATCGACCCTTCTAAAACTTACCAAGAGCAGTACGATTATTCGATCTTGTTAAGTTCAAATCTTAGGAAGCCAAACTTGCCTTCTATTTCGCACTTAACGATACTCTCTACTGTGAGGATTCAGATCTTGGTTTAGAATATTCAATGAAGAACgaaaatcaaagaagaagagtCATCTGCAGAAATAAGAGTAAGACTGGCTACATCGTTTATGAAATGAACGGATTGATGGTGGGCAGTATGCCCAAGCGAGGTGGGTTCATTCCTAAAGCTGCCATCAAGGGGAAAAATAAATCTCAAATCTAGCAGCAATCCAAGGAGCTTGAGGCAAGAAAGAAGGAAATCGCTGAACTTATGGAAGATATAGGCAAAAAATTGAGCAAAGAATAAGCTGATCTAAAATCTGCTACTCAGGATATGGAACAGATGAAACGTGAACTCATCTCAGTAACATAAAGCATCAAAGAATTCGAATAATAAGCTAAAGATCTGAAGGACATGCTAGCAAAAGCAGATAATAGAAGCAATGCAGCACAAACTCAGGAAAGATAAGCTGAAGACCTGTCCAAATAATTAAACAGACTTGAGAAGATTCGAGGTGATACAGAAAAAACGCTGCGGGGGCTTTAAGACGAACAGAAAAAAGGCGAAGCAAAATAGGTGATTTAGCTTCGTGatagatacaaaaaagaaaggacagaAGTAGCAACTCTGTAAAAAGAGTTTGATAGAGAAAAAGCTATCCTGGAGAACTCATTAAAACGCatttaagatttgaaaaaagcaaaaatagaCAGCTAAAGACGAACAGAGAGCTCAAAGCGTGAAATCGATAATTTCAAGAGCCAGCAAGTGGAGCTGGAGAAGAAAGTAGCTGATATAATCGGAAAAATGACAGCTTATGAGGAACGCATGAGAGAGTGTAAGAGAACTTAAGCAGACTTACGTAAACTCATggaagatgatgaaaaagaagTGCGTGAGAGTAAGGCAAAAGtggaaaaagccaaaaaagatGTAGAAGCAGCACAggaaaatcataaaaagaagGGATAGGAGTTGGCAGCGTGCGAGGAAGAACTGGAAAAAGTTCGAAAGAATTACAGGGAACTTAGTACGAGCTATTCATTTCTTGATGATTTAGAAGACATTGAAAAAATGACTCTTGGTCATGCCGACCGCGCAGAACGTGATCAGGCAGACAATCTCAACAATTCTTCTATCCTTTAGACTTCCATGCTAAACTCTTCACTTGACCAATCTCAGCCACGCATTTTCCAAGTGGAACTATTGCTACGCACCAGCCCTTTAGCAGATTTAAGTGAGGATCAACTATAGCACTTCAGTTACTTCAAGGACAAGCTCTTCGGTATGATAACTGCTGAATCTGCCGATCTCAAGAAGATGGAAGGTAGTAACCTCGAAATCATCAATTAATTTAGAACAAAATATACCCATTACAGAGAAAGACTGAAGTAGTTCTAAGCTGTTCGCGAGAGACAGCAAGAATTGAAGCGAATTATCGATACTCTTAAGGAATAACGGCTCCAGCTATTCCGCTAAGGCTTCAACGTTATTAACTCCAAGCTTAAAGAAGTCTATCAACACCTTACCCGTGGAGGAGATGCATAGCTTTAGTTGATTGACTCTTTAGATCCCTTCAGCGATGGAGTAAATTTCAGCGTAAGACCTCCTAAAAAGAGTTGGAAATAAGTGAACAAGCTATCAGGTGGAGAGAAGACTTTAAGCTCTCTTTCCCTGATCTTTGCGCTTCACTACTACAAGCCGACGCCTCTTTACTTCATGGACGAAATCGACGCAGCTTTGGACTTCAAAAACGTCGCTATTGTTGCGGATTACATAAAAAAGAGAACAAAGGATGCACAATTCATAATTATCTCACTACGTAACAATATGTTCGACCTGGCCGACAAGTTGGTGGGCGTTTACAAGACCAACGACAAGACAAAAGTCATCAACTTAGATCCTTCTCTTCTATTGGTGAAGCAAAATAACGAGAATAACATGGACAGGGCCAACAGGGTCAAATGATATAGATCACC is part of the Nymphaea colorata isolate Beijing-Zhang1983 unplaced genomic scaffold, ASM883128v2 scaffold0177, whole genome shotgun sequence genome and encodes:
- the LOC116268267 gene encoding LOW QUALITY PROTEIN: structural maintenance of chromosomes protein 4-like (The sequence of the model RefSeq protein was modified relative to this genomic sequence to represent the inferred CDS: substituted 10 bases at 10 genomic stop codons), which gives rise to MHEEDDSSDGFQGLDRLAPEEKPAKVETVVEKVPRGVSLNVAREKKPRLVIDHMVLEDFKSYAGKQVIGKFHGNFTSVVGPNGSGKSNLIESMLFIFGFNASWMRLNKLNQLIHNSSSSTGNSRAAVEVHFKKVQELTNGQLVEVAGSDFWIRRTVNSASISKYFIEGRXSTQAEVKDRLRAEGIDLGNNRFLILQGEVXQISQMKQKSGDRDKPGLLEYLEEIIGSAQYIERIEYYFKDKLFGMITAESADLKKMEGSNLEIINXFRTKYTHYRERLKXFXAVRERQQELKRIIDTLKEXRLQLFRXGFNVINSKLKEVYQHLTRGGDAXLXLIDSLDPFSDGVNFSVRPPKKSWKXVNKLSGGEKTLSSLSLIFALHYYKPTPLYFMDEIDAALDFKNVAIVADYIKKRTKDAQFIIISLRNNMFDLADKLVGVYKTNDKTKVINLDPSLLLVKQNNENNMDRANRVK